ACACTGCCACCCTTTCACCTCCTCATCTCTATCGTCCACGTGCCATTCATCCAATGGTTATCCTCATCCCTAGCTATCCTTTTTATTGCCTTTGCTGATCCGGTCTCTCCTTCATCCATCCATTCCTCTCTCAATCTTTATCTCCTTCAATTGTTCGTTTTTGGGTTAAAAAgctctgttttttttattaccCTTTTCATCTAAAAGCTTCAATCTTTCGACCATGTTGCTTAAAGCTTCCCCTGCTTTTTCTTTGTTGAAGAATCCCCAAGTTGAAACTCGGGTTCCTCTGTTTTCAAGAAACGGTTCTGGGTTTGGGTCTGGGGCTGTTGTTGTTTGTGCTACCAAGGGAGCCAATAATAAGCCATTAACAGGTGTGATTTTTGAGCCTTTTGAGGAAGTTAAGAAGGAACTTAATCTTGTCCCAACTGTGCCTCAAATGTCCTTGGCTCGTCAAAAGTTTGCCGATGAGTGTGAAGCTGCCATCAACGAACAAATCAAGTGAGATTCTTTTCATATATGGTGTCATATTTATGAGAAAAAAATGGTTCTTTTATGGTTTGATCTACTTTTTTTTGTATGAAGAGATGATTCTTGGATGTGTGTTTCTCTGTGTTTGGTTTCAAATCTTAACACTAATGGTGTTTTCTAAATGTTTATGACAGTGTGGAGTACAATGTTTCATATGTCTACCATGCTATGTATGCCTATTTTGATAGGGACAACGTTGCTCTCAAGGGTCTTGCCAAGTAATTTCTTTAtgaaatttctcaatttttttggtacctttttttttttttggtggaaCTGAGTTAACTTTAGGCTTTTTTCATGAATATAGGTTCTTCAAGGAATCAAGTTTAGAAGAGAGAGAGCATGCTGAGAAATTGATGGAATACCAGGTATTGTTGTAATGGTTTATCATttaatatgatttctttttttgtctattatttatttatttaccttattaTTTTGTCTGTTATTCTCAGAACAAAAGAGGTGGGCAAGTGAAGCTGCAATCCATATTGATGCCCTGCTCTGAGTTTGATCATGCAGAGAAAGGGGATGCTTTATATGGTGAGTTCAAATTATTAGAACCACACATAACATCTTCTTTATGCATCCATAAAAACAAAATGTGTAGTCTACCATTG
This genomic window from Gossypium raimondii isolate GPD5lz chromosome 10, ASM2569854v1, whole genome shotgun sequence contains:
- the LOC105776436 gene encoding ferritin-3, chloroplastic, with the translated sequence MLLKASPAFSLLKNPQVETRVPLFSRNGSGFGSGAVVVCATKGANNKPLTGVIFEPFEEVKKELNLVPTVPQMSLARQKFADECEAAINEQINVEYNVSYVYHAMYAYFDRDNVALKGLAKFFKESSLEEREHAEKLMEYQNKRGGQVKLQSILMPCSEFDHAEKGDALYAMELALSLEKLTNEKLLNLHNVAERNHDSQLTDFIEGEFLAEQVESIKKISEYVAQLRRVGKGHGVWHFDQMLLHEGAVA